Proteins from a genomic interval of Phyllopteryx taeniolatus isolate TA_2022b chromosome 3, UOR_Ptae_1.2, whole genome shotgun sequence:
- the avp gene encoding vasopressin-neurophysin 2-copeptin, whose protein sequence is MSRSSVLPLSVLGLLALSSACYIQNCPRGGKRALAETAGLRQCMSCGPGERGRCFGPNICCVEGFGCLLGSPETTHCVEENYLLTPCQTGGRPCGSEGGRCAASGLCCNSESCAVDSSCLGEFEAEDPAQTSAGSSPAELLLRLLHVATRRQTE, encoded by the exons ATGTCTCGCTCCTCCGTGCTCCCCCTGAGCGTCCTGGGACTCCTCGCCCTCTCCTCCGCCTGCTACATCCAGAACTGCCCCCGGGGAGGCAAGCGAGCCCTGGCCGAGACTGCAGGACTCAGACAG TGCATGTCATGCGGGCCCGGGGAAAGAGGCCGCTGTTTCGGCCCCAACATCTGCTGCGTGGAGGGCTTCGGCTGCCTTCTGGGCTCCCCGGAAACAACACACTGCGTGGAGGAGAACTACCTGCTCACTCCCTGCCAGACCGGGGGGCGACCCTGCGGATCTGAGGGGGGCCGCTGCGCCGCGTCGGGACTCTGCTGTAACTCCG agagCTGTGCAGTGGACTCCTCATGCCTGGGGGAGTTTGAGGCGGAGGATCCGGCCCAAACCTCTGCAGGGAGCTCACCTGCAGAGCTCCTTCTGCGCCTTCTCCACGTTGCCACCAGGAGACAGACTGAGTAA
- the ccl27a gene encoding C-C motif chemokine 27a produces MYIKSGRTHFLHLTFSAIMGLKVVVVTLCLVALAIDSTEGGISKCCIKTRKNVPKPVLMKVRTWYMQDSRGPCDIDALVMYAGAWKKPICAHPNVEKDLNRVQKIKQMRLGKAH; encoded by the exons atgtatataaagAGTGGAAGAACACATTTTCTGCACCTCACGTTCTCTGCCATCATGGGCCTGAAAGTGGTCGTGGTGACCTTGTGCCTCGTGGCTTTGGCCATCGACTCTACTGAAG GTGGCATCAGTAAATGCTGCATTAAAACCAGAAAGAATGTCCCCAAACCAGTACTCATGAAGGTCCGAACATGGTACATGCAGGACAGCAGAGGCCCCTGTGACATCGACGCTCTCGT CATGTATGCGGGGGCCTGGAAGAAGCCCATTTGTGCTCATCCCAACGTGGAGAAAGATCTGAACAGGGTTCAGAAGATAAAGCAGATGAGGCTGGGAAAAGCACACTGA